From a region of the Candidatus Sulfotelmatobacter sp. genome:
- a CDS encoding branched-chain amino acid ABC transporter permease, whose product MEALIQALLNGLVRGLIYVAIAVGLTIVFGTLRLVNFAHGAFYAIGAYVGLVVAQHFGLIPAFLAAPIAVAIFAVFLDRVVLRHFYDKGPTLQILVTFGIALVVEETLRLIFGGTTVQYPMPAALASASTTIGPITYPTYQLLFALGVIVMLVVVWLFIQYTTYGLIVRAGVRDRIMVQLLGGNVRLASTIVFALGAAIAGLVGAAASPIYSLDPEIGFGFLVPSFVVVVVGGLGSFWGAVIGGLLIGELQAVTTLYYAPAADVVIYVCMALILLLRPQGLLGESEVIRQS is encoded by the coding sequence GTGGAAGCGCTCATCCAAGCACTGCTCAACGGATTGGTACGGGGCCTGATCTATGTGGCGATCGCCGTCGGTCTCACGATCGTCTTCGGAACGCTGCGGCTGGTCAACTTCGCGCACGGAGCCTTCTACGCGATCGGCGCGTACGTCGGCCTGGTGGTCGCGCAGCACTTCGGTTTGATTCCCGCGTTCTTGGCGGCGCCGATCGCGGTGGCGATCTTCGCGGTCTTCCTCGACCGCGTGGTGCTGCGCCACTTCTACGACAAGGGACCGACCCTGCAAATCCTGGTGACGTTCGGCATCGCGCTCGTCGTCGAGGAGACGCTGCGGCTCATCTTCGGCGGGACGACGGTGCAGTACCCGATGCCGGCGGCGCTGGCGTCGGCGTCGACCACGATCGGGCCGATCACCTACCCGACGTACCAGCTCCTGTTCGCGCTCGGCGTCATCGTGATGCTGGTGGTGGTCTGGCTCTTCATCCAATACACGACCTACGGGCTGATCGTCCGCGCGGGCGTGCGCGACCGCATCATGGTGCAGTTGCTGGGCGGGAACGTGCGGCTCGCCTCGACGATCGTCTTCGCGCTCGGCGCCGCGATCGCGGGCTTGGTCGGCGCGGCGGCCTCTCCCATCTACAGCCTCGACCCGGAGATCGGCTTCGGCTTCCTGGTCCCCTCGTTCGTCGTCGTCGTCGTCGGCGGGCTGGGCAGCTTCTGGGGAGCCGTCATCGGGGGCTTGCTGATCGGCGAGCTGCAGGCGGTCACCACGCTCTACTACGCTCCCGCCGCCGACGTGGTCATCTACGTCTGTATGGCGCTGATCTTGTTGCTGCGACCGCAAGGACTGCTCGGCGAGAGCGAGGTCATTCGCCAGTCATGA
- a CDS encoding branched-chain amino acid ABC transporter permease, translated as MTSTTSEATPAVASPRTGLLGADLRFLALTALGLVVFPFALHLIGGYAGLATQILIVSIATIGFNVLLGYAGMLSYGQSMFFGGGGYLAAILLLHTMPDHPNLWLAVLGATIVTTALAALIGALSVRLYGIYFALLTLAFAQMVFFIVEQARSWTGGDDGLQSFPNALLALGPWNVDLQTPLPAIALGPFGNLGDLKLWYVFAAVMLLAVLWFVRALTRSQFGEVLDAIRENEERSVFVGFNAAAYRVMAVAIAGALTGFSGALKALYDGTVSVDSVGIERSGSFVIYAVVGGIQTLFGPVIGTGIIMYLENVLSGVVSYWQLIEGVIFVLVVVFLPNGIVGTILKRSRARKTLLASVRVK; from the coding sequence ATGACCTCGACCACGAGCGAGGCGACGCCCGCCGTCGCCTCCCCGCGCACCGGCTTGCTCGGCGCGGACCTGCGTTTCCTCGCGCTGACGGCGCTGGGGCTGGTCGTCTTCCCGTTCGCGCTGCACCTGATCGGCGGGTATGCGGGCCTGGCCACGCAGATCCTGATCGTGAGCATCGCGACGATCGGGTTCAACGTCCTGCTCGGGTACGCCGGCATGCTCTCCTACGGCCAGTCGATGTTCTTCGGCGGCGGCGGCTATCTGGCGGCGATCCTGCTGCTCCACACGATGCCGGACCATCCGAACCTGTGGCTGGCGGTGCTGGGCGCGACGATCGTCACGACCGCGCTGGCGGCGCTGATCGGCGCGCTGAGCGTTCGCCTGTACGGCATCTACTTCGCTCTGCTGACGTTGGCGTTCGCGCAGATGGTGTTCTTCATCGTCGAACAGGCGCGCTCGTGGACCGGCGGAGACGACGGCCTGCAATCGTTTCCGAACGCGCTGCTTGCGCTCGGACCCTGGAACGTCGATCTGCAAACGCCGCTCCCGGCGATCGCGCTGGGACCGTTCGGCAACCTCGGCGACCTCAAGCTGTGGTACGTCTTCGCCGCCGTCATGCTGCTCGCGGTGCTGTGGTTCGTGCGCGCGCTGACCCGCTCGCAATTCGGCGAAGTGCTCGACGCGATCCGCGAGAACGAGGAGCGCAGCGTCTTCGTGGGCTTCAACGCCGCCGCGTACCGGGTGATGGCGGTCGCGATCGCCGGGGCGCTCACCGGGTTCTCCGGCGCGCTCAAAGCGCTCTACGACGGGACGGTCTCGGTCGACTCGGTGGGTATCGAACGCAGCGGATCGTTCGTCATCTACGCCGTCGTCGGCGGCATCCAGACGCTGTTCGGCCCGGTCATCGGGACCGGGATCATCATGTATCTCGAGAACGTGCTCTCGGGCGTCGTCTCCTACTGGCAGCTGATCGAAGGGGTGATCTTCGTCCTGGTCGTCGTGTTCTTGCCCAACGGCATCGTCGGGACGATCCTCAAGCGGAGCCGAGCACGCAAGACGCTGTTGGCTTCGGTGCGGGTGAAGTGA
- a CDS encoding ABC transporter ATP-binding protein, translated as MTATAVQTRLRVEGIDTYYGDSQVLRGVSLHVGAGETVALLGRNGVGKTTTLKSIVGWLTPQAGSITLDGQELVGRDMMTIARMGVSLVPEERRIFTNLTVAENLKLAQVTARKPGWTLDHVYEKFPRLRERLTHKGDEISGGEKQMLAIARALVQDVHVLLLDEPTEGLAPLIVREVENVIREIKASGITTLLVEQNLFSALAVADRCYIIDQGEIKFEGTPEQIRENADLRRRYLHV; from the coding sequence ATGACCGCCACCGCCGTTCAAACGCGCCTGCGCGTCGAGGGGATCGACACCTATTACGGCGACAGCCAAGTCCTGCGCGGGGTCTCGCTGCACGTGGGCGCCGGCGAGACCGTCGCGCTGCTCGGCCGCAACGGCGTCGGCAAGACCACGACCCTCAAGTCGATCGTCGGCTGGCTCACGCCGCAGGCCGGCAGCATCACGCTCGACGGCCAGGAGCTGGTCGGGCGCGACATGATGACGATCGCGCGGATGGGCGTCTCACTGGTCCCCGAGGAGCGGCGCATCTTCACCAACCTGACCGTCGCCGAGAATCTCAAGCTGGCGCAGGTCACCGCCCGCAAGCCGGGCTGGACGCTCGACCACGTCTACGAGAAGTTCCCCCGTCTGCGCGAGCGGCTCACGCACAAGGGCGATGAGATCTCCGGCGGCGAGAAGCAGATGCTCGCCATCGCGCGCGCGTTGGTGCAAGACGTCCACGTTCTGCTGCTCGACGAGCCCACCGAAGGCCTCGCCCCGCTGATCGTCCGCGAGGTCGAGAACGTGATCCGTGAGATCAAGGCCTCCGGGATCACCACGCTGCTGGTCGAGCAGAACCTGTTCAGCGCGCTGGCCGTCGCCGACCGCTGCTACATCATCGACCAGGGCGAGATCAAGTTCGAAGGGACGCCCGAGCAGATTCGTGAGAACGCGGACTTGCGCCGCCGTTACCTCCACGTCTAG
- a CDS encoding ABC transporter substrate-binding protein, giving the protein MKNTLSRGRFVAGTAGAAAITLGSAPYVIAAPTKEIVVGLNVPLTGPYSDQGADQIRAYNLAIEEVNAKGGILGMPVRAVSGDTQSKPAVARDNAERMIDRDGAIMITGGSSTGVAVAVSALCQEKKTIFMATLTHGDETTNQNCHKHTFRRYNDAYMSAQSLARTMVSKYGTGKWFFITADYAWGHSNFDNITSVINPKGAKVVKNVLTPFPGTTDFSSGLAEAQAAKPDVLCIIQFGGDMVKCVNQAAQFGLTKSAKILVPLVDEYMAKGAGANFDNVASTAPFYYKYHADKYPGAKRFVDAFTKKYGFPPSNGGECAYADILIYKWAAEKTGSIDPAKIISALEGNKFQFTKEVEWYRPEDHQGVNSCLVVEGLPVAQRTENGFGYGRVLEVHPGESVVAPLSSLVCKMESA; this is encoded by the coding sequence GTGAAGAACACTCTGTCGCGCGGTCGTTTCGTCGCCGGCACCGCCGGCGCAGCCGCCATTACGCTGGGCAGCGCCCCGTACGTCATCGCCGCACCGACCAAGGAAATCGTCGTCGGCCTCAACGTTCCGCTGACCGGGCCCTACTCCGACCAAGGCGCCGACCAGATCCGCGCCTACAACCTCGCCATCGAAGAAGTGAACGCGAAGGGCGGCATCCTCGGCATGCCGGTCCGCGCCGTCAGCGGCGACACCCAGTCCAAGCCCGCCGTAGCGCGCGACAACGCCGAACGCATGATCGATCGCGACGGCGCGATCATGATCACCGGCGGCTCGTCGACCGGCGTCGCCGTGGCCGTCTCCGCGCTATGCCAAGAGAAGAAGACGATCTTCATGGCGACGCTGACGCACGGCGACGAGACGACGAATCAGAACTGCCACAAGCACACGTTCCGGCGCTACAACGACGCCTACATGAGCGCGCAGTCGTTGGCGCGCACGATGGTCAGCAAGTACGGGACCGGCAAGTGGTTCTTCATCACGGCTGACTACGCGTGGGGGCACTCGAACTTCGACAACATCACCTCGGTCATCAATCCGAAGGGCGCCAAGGTCGTCAAGAACGTGCTCACGCCGTTCCCGGGAACGACCGACTTCTCGTCCGGTCTCGCCGAGGCGCAAGCCGCCAAGCCCGACGTGCTGTGCATCATTCAGTTCGGTGGCGACATGGTCAAGTGCGTCAATCAGGCGGCGCAGTTCGGCCTCACCAAGTCGGCCAAGATCCTCGTCCCGCTCGTCGACGAGTACATGGCCAAGGGCGCCGGCGCGAACTTCGACAACGTCGCTTCGACGGCGCCGTTCTACTACAAGTACCACGCCGACAAATATCCGGGCGCGAAGCGTTTCGTCGACGCGTTCACCAAGAAGTACGGCTTCCCGCCCTCGAACGGCGGCGAGTGCGCCTACGCCGACATCCTGATCTACAAGTGGGCCGCGGAGAAGACGGGCTCGATCGACCCGGCCAAGATCATCTCGGCGCTCGAAGGGAACAAGTTCCAGTTCACCAAGGAAGTGGAATGGTACCGCCCGGAGGATCACCAGGGCGTCAACTCGTGCCTGGTCGTCGAGGGCCTGCCGGTCGCGCAGCGCACCGAGAACGGGTTCGGCTACGGCCGGGTGCTGGAAGTCCACCCCGGTGAAAGCGTCGTCGCGCCGCTCTCGAGCCTGGTCTGCAAGATGGAGTCGGCATAA
- a CDS encoding SDR family oxidoreductase gives MEWFGEPPRTALVTGGAGGIGRATCELLAEAGYRVAVADRDVEAARALAYQIDGHAFAVDVADETSVTRCFDEVLAAFAGSLDALATPAGIVDTTPFLELDPATFRRLHDVNVIGTFLCIQAAARRMRPGGRICTVASVAGKRGGGLSGTAAYAASKGAVLALTRNAARALAPLGIAVNCVAPGPADTAMLREVFADPAHRARIEGSTLLERVGEPREIAEAIVWLLSPRAAFVLGETLTVDGGLMLD, from the coding sequence ATGGAGTGGTTCGGCGAGCCGCCGCGCACGGCGCTGGTGACCGGCGGCGCCGGCGGAATCGGCCGGGCGACGTGCGAGCTGCTGGCCGAGGCCGGTTACCGGGTCGCCGTCGCCGACCGCGACGTCGAGGCCGCGCGAGCGCTGGCATACCAGATCGACGGCCACGCGTTCGCCGTCGACGTCGCCGACGAGACCTCCGTGACGCGCTGCTTCGACGAGGTGCTGGCCGCGTTCGCGGGCAGCCTCGACGCGCTGGCGACCCCGGCCGGCATCGTCGACACGACACCGTTCCTCGAGCTCGACCCGGCCACGTTCCGGCGTCTCCACGACGTGAACGTGATCGGAACGTTCCTTTGCATCCAAGCGGCGGCGCGGCGGATGCGGCCCGGCGGGCGGATCTGCACCGTGGCCAGCGTCGCCGGAAAGCGCGGCGGCGGGCTGTCGGGGACGGCGGCCTATGCCGCCAGCAAGGGTGCGGTCCTGGCGCTCACGCGCAACGCGGCCCGCGCGCTGGCGCCGCTGGGCATCGCCGTCAACTGCGTCGCGCCCGGGCCGGCCGACACGGCGATGCTGCGCGAGGTCTTCGCCGACCCCGCTCACCGCGCGCGCATCGAGGGCTCGACGTTGCTCGAACGGGTCGGGGAGCCGCGGGAGATCGCCGAGGCGATCGTGTGGCTCCTCTCGCCGCGCGCCGCGTTCGTGCTGGGTGAGACGCTGACCGTCGACGGCGGACTGATGCTGGACTGA
- a CDS encoding ABC transporter ATP-binding protein, with protein sequence MDPILRTSGLGKSFGHFAANADIDFSVAPGELRAVIGPNGAGKTTFFNLIAGTTPVTTGTICFEDRDVTRTTGHHRVHLGIAKAFQTANLYPDQSVLQNARLAALAHVQGAFAPQLLRRSTRLGRVDELACNALARLDLERVSELRCGDLSHGDKKRLDIAIALATEPRMLLLDEPIAGMSRDEARKTEALIRKLATEMTVLIIEHDMDLIMGISDSITVLHQGRVLATGTPAEIRENAAVQEAYLGGHSEAELHA encoded by the coding sequence ATGGATCCGATCCTGCGGACCAGCGGCTTGGGCAAGTCGTTCGGACACTTCGCGGCCAACGCCGACATCGATTTCTCGGTCGCGCCCGGCGAGCTGCGCGCCGTCATCGGCCCCAACGGCGCCGGCAAGACCACCTTCTTCAACCTGATCGCCGGCACGACGCCGGTGACGACCGGGACGATCTGCTTCGAGGACCGCGACGTCACGCGCACGACCGGACATCATCGGGTGCACCTGGGGATCGCCAAGGCGTTCCAGACGGCCAACCTCTACCCCGACCAGAGCGTGTTGCAGAACGCGCGCTTGGCGGCGCTCGCGCACGTGCAAGGCGCCTTCGCGCCGCAGCTGCTGCGACGTTCGACGCGTCTGGGGCGCGTCGACGAGCTGGCCTGCAACGCGCTCGCACGGCTCGATCTCGAGCGCGTGAGCGAGCTGCGCTGCGGCGACCTCTCGCACGGCGACAAGAAGCGCCTCGACATCGCCATCGCGCTAGCGACCGAACCGCGAATGCTGCTGCTCGACGAGCCGATCGCCGGAATGTCGCGCGACGAGGCCCGCAAGACCGAAGCGCTGATTCGCAAGCTGGCGACCGAGATGACGGTGCTGATCATCGAGCACGACATGGACCTGATCATGGGCATCTCCGACTCGATCACCGTGCTGCACCAGGGCCGCGTGCTGGCGACCGGGACGCCGGCCGAGATCCGCGAGAACGCCGCCGTCCAGGAAGCCTACCTGGGCGGCCACAGCGAAGCGGAGCTGCACGCATGA
- a CDS encoding TRAP transporter substrate-binding protein → MPTDRISRGRFAAAGAAALASVAFARTPARAAQWTYKYASNLPIEHPLNVRMRQCWDAVRAQTAGRLDVQLFPNNQLGGDTAVLQQLRSGAVQFFTLDGGILQGVVPIAAIQAIGFAFRDSNEAFRAMDGALGDDVRDQIRAAGLYVHPKMWENGMRQITASNRPIRSAADLAGFKIRTPAGELWVDLFRSLGAAPGPLNFSEVYTALQTKVFDGQENPFAIVETARLFEVQKYLSVSNHMWSAYHLLGNQDAWNALPRDVQTIVERSLTRFALLQRGDTARLNDALADKLARQGMTILRPDTGSFRAKLAASGFYGKWKTRFGDRAWDLLEKTSGRLG, encoded by the coding sequence ATGCCGACCGATAGGATCTCCCGCGGCCGTTTCGCCGCCGCCGGCGCAGCCGCGCTGGCGAGCGTCGCGTTCGCGCGCACGCCGGCCCGCGCCGCGCAGTGGACGTACAAGTACGCCAGCAATCTGCCGATCGAGCATCCGCTCAACGTGCGGATGCGCCAATGCTGGGATGCGGTGCGCGCGCAGACCGCCGGCCGGCTCGACGTGCAGCTCTTCCCGAACAACCAGCTGGGCGGCGACACGGCGGTCCTGCAACAGCTGCGGTCCGGCGCGGTCCAGTTCTTCACGCTGGACGGCGGCATCTTGCAGGGGGTCGTTCCGATCGCGGCGATCCAGGCGATCGGCTTCGCGTTCCGCGACTCGAACGAAGCGTTTCGCGCGATGGACGGCGCGCTCGGCGACGACGTGCGCGATCAGATTCGGGCCGCCGGCCTGTACGTGCATCCCAAGATGTGGGAGAACGGGATGCGCCAGATCACCGCGTCGAACCGCCCGATTCGCAGCGCCGCGGATCTGGCCGGCTTCAAGATCCGTACGCCGGCCGGCGAGCTGTGGGTCGATCTGTTCCGTTCCCTCGGCGCCGCGCCGGGGCCGTTGAACTTCAGCGAAGTCTACACCGCGCTGCAAACCAAGGTCTTCGACGGTCAGGAGAACCCGTTCGCGATCGTCGAGACGGCGCGTCTGTTCGAAGTGCAGAAGTACTTGAGCGTCAGCAACCACATGTGGTCGGCCTATCATCTGCTCGGCAACCAAGACGCGTGGAACGCGTTGCCGCGCGACGTGCAGACGATCGTCGAGCGTTCCCTGACGCGTTTCGCGCTGCTGCAGCGCGGCGATACCGCGCGCCTCAACGACGCGCTGGCCGACAAGCTGGCGCGCCAGGGCATGACGATACTCCGCCCCGATACCGGCAGCTTTCGCGCCAAGCTCGCCGCCTCGGGGTTCTACGGCAAATGGAAGACCCGCTTCGGCGATCGGGCGTGGGACCTGCTGGAGAAGACCTCGGGGCGGTTGGGCTGA